Genomic window (Lycium barbarum isolate Lr01 chromosome 2, ASM1917538v2, whole genome shotgun sequence):
GTCTATCCTTTCTGTTTTAGCAGACAAAGCAGGGATATCAGAAGCACCATCGAAGAATATTTGTGAAACATGGCCGGAGAGTCTCTCCAAGACTTAATCCATACGTTTAGtctctctttaaaaaaaaaaaaaaaaaaaattcttcagtTTTTCTCCCTTGTGACATGTCTTTTCTTgcttggtgttttttttttcaaatccacATATGATCCACACGTTTTATATTTCTGGTTGATTATTTTTTAAGGTGTTTAATTGGCATATTTTAGTAGAAATTAAGTATTCAGTAGTTACGAGTTTTAGCATATATGCCGGGCAAAATTTAAGGGACCATGTCCGTGTatggattcaattttttttttttttttgagtagtcGCAATCCTTCTAGTACTAGTGCAAATATGTACAGATATAATTTTGGCAATTGAAGTACACAAACCCCAACTTCATGCCATGTTCATCTGTGTAACACTACTAAAAGACTAGCAAAGTTGCAACTAAGGATAATAGGTTAAGGACTGCATTAAACTAGCTAATCTAAGGCATAAAACACCTCTACGGTGAATTGTTAGCgttatgattttaatgatgacaaattGTGTAGGTACTATACTCAAAGGTTCAACCAAACCCATTGGACAGAAAAGCCCAATGGGCAAAAAGAGTTTAGTCGGCTACAAAGGAGTACAAGCCCAAGTCAGCTGCATAAGAAAAGTAATTCAAGGCACGAAGAAAATAAGCTATTTTATTTTTGGAACAAGTTCTTGCTTTATTTTTGGAAATTAGGATCCTCAATATTCCTAATTTACAAGGATCAATTCTTTTGGGTTGATATCTTTGCTGAAAAAGAGTCTAAACGGCTAGTTGATTTGAAGACTCTATAAACAAGACTTTAGAGACGAAGAAAACATACTTTGGTCTCATACTCTCAAGctctctgctttacttttcacaaacattgtattcttgagtgatatagtgtaaaaaaaaaaaggagagatatagtatagtttaTGAGGCATTGTATCAAAAAGATCACGAGTGTTTGAGTGTAGACATAGGGACTCTATTCAAACAAACCATTGTACCAATCCACTTACAAAGAGCTGCAaagaacacccttgcaacccaaggggactggactaagattcacattgaatctgaaccagtataaaatacttgATGTCATTTACTTTCTGCACTTTTATTACTGCATTGCTTTATAGTCGACTAGGGTTCCAAGTTAGTCGACTGTCTGAGTGAAAaagttacaattcacccccccccctctcttgcgctttcaattggtatcagagcaaggtctcaCATTTCATTGCTTAACAACAAGTGAGAAAAGATCAAATGGCTGCATATCAAATTCCCGGAGCAATCTTACAAGATGGGCACTCCACAACAAGACCACCCTACTTCAATGGTGAACACTACTGTCATTGGAAAGAAAGGTTCAAGATCTTTGTGCAATCAACAGACTATCAAGCATGGATCGTGATCAAGAAATGACCTAAGCCTATCCCAAATGTGGATGCAAAGGATACAAATACAAAAATTGATCTGGAGTCACATGATGTGACTAAAGAACAACATGAGACTCTATCAACAAATGCTAAAGCAATAGCTTTGCTGTACTGTGCAGTCAGTGAAGAGAGTATGCCAAAATATCCAACTGTGAGACTGCAAAAGAAATGTGGGATAAAATTGAAGTCACTTATGAAGGAACATCAAAAGTGAGGGAAACCAAAATTGATGCACTAAGGCATGATTATGAAGCTTTTAGCATGAAGGATGATGAGAACATTGAATCAATGTTCACCAAATTTAGCAAGATCATTGGTGAACTTAAATCTCTTGGAGTGACCTACACCAATTCTCAACAGGTGAGAAAACTTGTCAGAAGTCTACCAAAGACTTGGGAAACCAAGGCGATTAttttggaagatggaaatctgGACAATTTCACCTATGACGAACTAAGAGGAAATCTGATGGCCTTTGAAAAGAACTATATTCAAAGATGTCAGAaggatgaaaagaaaaaaatggttGCCTTCAAATCTCAGGCTGAAGAATCGGATGATGAGTTTAAAGAAAAAGAAGTGGCCATGATTTCTAGGCATGTGATTGAAGCCATGAGAAGATCTAGAAACAATAGAAAAGGAAGTTCAAATTTCAGAAAAGGTAAAACTTCCACTGTTCAAAGAAATGATGGAAAATGCTACGAATGTGGAAAATATGGTCACATTGCATCTGAATACCCTGAGGAAAAAAGGAAACCATCGAAAAACTATCAAAAACAAAGAGCATTCAGCAGTTAGACTGAAGATGAAGTCTCTGAAGATGATGAAGAAGGAATGGAGAACATTTGCTTCATGGCAATTGGTGAAACTAGCGAGGTAAGACCTTATCACTGTTCTAACTGTAGTGAAACTCAAGAATTGCTTGATCAAATACTTGAGGATTTTAATAGAGTGTTTAATGAGTATAAGAAACTTAAGAGAGAAAGAAGGGACTGGGAACTTAAACTAAAAGTAGTTGAAATAGAAAGGGATCTTCTTCAAGAAGAAGTTGCGGACTTGAAATTGCAGCTTAATGGGTTGCGTAGGTCCACCAGCCATAGCTCAGTTAGATCTAACCAGTTGACCCGTAACAACAAGTCAACTCGGAAAAGACCTATCAGTGATAGTAATACCTCTGAAAATCTAACGGTATGTCAAACAATTATGAGGAGACAGATCAGTCTAATAAAAGCTTTCAAACAACTGAAAGGAAGTCTCCAAAAAATATTCATAAGTCGACTACTCAGTCATTCTCTGAAAAACACTCTTTTCAAAAATGTTTCTGCTGTGGAAAAACGGGTCATAAATATCTTCAATTTAGATTTCGCTACACATCTTCTCCAGGTTGGATATGGAAGCCCAAGACCAATCATCAAAGCACTAACTCTTAAGGACCCAAGGAAGCTTGGGTACCTAAAAGAAAGTAGCTCCTTTGTTTTGCAGGAACACCACAAGAAAAAATCAAAAGGGAAATGGTATCTAGATAGTGCGTGTTCCAGTCACATGACAGGCGACAAAAGCTTGTTCAAATCAATCGCAGACATTGATGGAGGATTAGTTACTTTTGGTGATAACTCAATAGGAACAGTAATTGGTACAGAAACTATTTCGTTTAATAACTCTTGTGATATCACTAATGTTTATCTTGCTGAAGGACTCAAATGTAACCTCTTAAGTATCAATCAGCTATGTGATTCTGATTTAAAGGTAAGATTCAAGAAAACAGGCTGTGTCATAGAAGACAAAACTGGAAAAGAAATTCTTCCTGGCAGCAGAACAAAAAATGTGTATGTGCTTGACTCTGTTAAAAGTCCAGCTGGACACTTTTGTTTGGCTTCAATGGGAGAAGATCCTTGGGTTTGAAACAAGAGACTTGGCCATGCTAGCATGCGGCTAATTGAAAAACTAGCCAAACACGATTTGGTCTTAGGCCTGCCTAAAGTAAACTATTCAAAAGATCATATATGCGATGCTTGTCAGAAAGGTAAGCAAACAAGATTCTTTTAATTCCAAAGATATTGTATCCACTTCTAAACCATTGCAGCTTCTACATATGGACCTTGTTAGTCCTACTAGaactgctagcattggaggaaaa
Coding sequences:
- the LOC132628880 gene encoding uncharacterized protein LOC132628880, with protein sequence MENICFMAIGETSEVRPYHCSNCSETQELLDQILEDFNRVFNEYKKLKRERRDWELKLKVVEIERDLLQEEVADLKLQLNGLRRSTSHSSVRSNQLTRNNKSTRKRPISDSNTSENLTVCQTIMRRQISLIKAFKQLKGSLQKIFISRLLSHSLKNTLFKNVSAVEKRVINIFNLDFATHLLQVGYGSPRPIIKALTLKDPRKLGYLKESSSFVLQEHHKKKSKGKWYLDSACSSHMTGDKSLFKSIADIDGGLVTFGDNSIGTVIGTETISFNNSCDITNVYLAEGLKCNLLSINQLCDSDLKVRFKKTGCVIEDKTGKEILPGSRTKNVYVLDSVKSPAGHFCLASMGEDPWV